From the Gouania willdenowi chromosome 24 unlocalized genomic scaffold, fGouWil2.1 scaffold_320_arrow_ctg1, whole genome shotgun sequence genome, the window tttgtggaattATGTTTACGTTTAAAGCCTTTAGACTCCCTCAGCATCTGGATTACACGGAGTGCTTCTCTGAATGAACTTTTTGGGGGtcactttgtgtcttttttttatatttttctgttttttttttcagtcatttcatgtgtttttggagtattttgagGGATGCACAAATTTAGTGgctcatgtggcccccgggccagcAGTTGCCCATGCCTGCTGTAGAACAGTATGAACCACCTTAGATGAAGTGAAAGGGTTAACTGATGATACATGTGGGACCCCTCACCCTCTTCCTGGTCTTGTCCTTGAGGAAGGGTCTGATGACGGTGTACAGAGCGTGGATGTACCACGGCTGGTTCACAAAGTGGATTCCTCCAAAACGAGCGGGAAAACTGTCCTGTAAGAGAAATCAGACCAGATTAATCGCTCAGATACCTCATCATTTACAAAAAGCTCTTCATCAGTCACATATCACCACtgagccccgcccctttaccctttAACCCTGTTCAGCCAGCACCattatgtgctaagctaaccaaacatgtgggactggtagcTATGTGCTAAGTTAACCCAAACATATAAGACtagtggctatgtgctaagctaacccaagcgTGTGAGACTTGTGGCTAAGTGCTAAGTttacccaaacatgtgggactagtgaCTATGTGCTAAgttaacccaaacatgtgggactagtgactatgtgctaagctaatccaaGCAAGTGAGAAtagtggctatgtgctaagctaacccaagcaAGTGAGAATAGTGGCTATGTGCAAAGTgtacccaaacatgtgggactggtggctatgtgctaagctaacccaagcaTGTGAGATgagtggctacgtgctaagtttacccaaacatgtgggactagtgactatttgctaagctaacccaagcaAGTGAGACTAGTGACTATGTGCTAAGTgaacccaaacatgtgagactagtggctatgtgctaagctaacccaagcaTGTGAGACTAGTGGCTATGTGCTACACTAACCCAAGCATGTGGGACttgtggctacgtgctaagctaacccaaacatgtgggactggtagcTTCGTGCtaaactaacccaaacatgcgggactggttgctatgtgctaagctaacctaaacatgtgggattggtcgctacgtgctaagctaacccaaacatatgaGATCGgtcactacgtgctaagctaacccaaacatgtgagactaGTGGCTACATGCGAAGCTAACCcaatatgtgggactggtcgctatgtgctaagctaaaccaacatgtgggactggttgctatgtgctaagctaacccaacatgtgggactggttgctatgtgctaagctaatcaatCACGTGTGACGAGTCGCTAGTattcgctacatgctaagctaactaggGTTGGGCACAGAGAACCGGTTCCAAATAGAAACCGGTTCCTAACGTCCAGTTCCGGAACCATTAcgaagatatttgtttttttacagtttctgtttctactgtatccagaataataataatgtttctcaacaagaactattgattaatttgtcacatgactgttccagggtttgagtttgttttatttagtttcacatctacctgtagctctatgttttttacactgatgacaacttgtttgtagttttatttctgaaagtttcacttttacagttacatttgGGGACCTTTGTGATttaatatcctagttacattacagcaaccaaatgaaactatatcaactatgtgaattaataaaaattacctgtttaaaagctttttcaaaaaaaaattatcttgtgaaatctgtgaccttcacaactcaaagaatcggaatcgagaatcgtttagaacaggaatcagaATTGAGAATCAGAAtggttaaaatccaaacgatgcccaacactaaagctaacccaaacatgtgctTGATTCAACCAGAACCTAGAAAATAATCCTTCACTGAATAAGATCAGCAATAATAAAGCATGAAAACATGATGAAGAGTCAAAAGTCTCCAAGATTCAGCCTATTCTTTCTAACATCTGACTGCTTCCAATTCACTCAGAGAACCTGCAACGTGCCCTccaggccaacacaaacaaatatgTCCATGTGAAAGAGTGTAAGTGCAGCCCTGAGCGTTTACGCTCCACAGGAGGGAGACAAGGCATAAAAGCAATaacacatgcttttattttgaaggagcaCAGACAGCTTGGTGATGAGGAAAATAACATGTTGGAAGTGCCTATCCTATCAGTcacacaaaaacatgattaCCAGTTAAACCGTAACACCAAACATGCAGGAGAAGGACCAGGTTTCAGTGCTTTGATGAGCGTGTGGTCAGATCACACCGTTCACTCTGCATTAGGGATGAACGATtaatattatcgcaatatcataaaatgcaattttctaatcactaaggctgcatttttttttcttgtcctgttaaGTGTATTTAAGAAgtacagtccacatgtttacatgtttcatgaaacctGAAGTTAATGAGATATGTTGAAGAgataaagccacagatttgtttgttttattgttgtaaattttacatttcatatttatttaaagttgaaataaatctcaaattgtttattatgaaacagattgatttattgcttgtgttcatttaaaaatacatgacaagaggcccttgaaaaaataatggcatattaaatcacaatcgTAATGTTATACACACAtgctcacacacgcacacacacacatgctcacacacacacacgctcacacacacacacgctcacacacacacacatacatgcacacacacacacacacacacgctcacacacacacacatgcacacacacacgctcacacacacgcacacacacacatgctcactcacacacacgcacacacacacacacacacacacacacacacacgctcacacacacgctcacacacacacgaacacacacacacacacactcacacacacacgaacacacacacacacgctcacacactcacacacacacgctcacacacacacacacacacacgctcacacacacacacactcacacacacgaacacacacacacaggatgctGACTGGTCCAGAGGCGGGACAATCACACCATGTGACCTCTGACAGCAGAGGGAGACGAAGCcagcacaaaacaaaaagcaacaaaggAAAAGCCCGTCTGAAGGGGAGGCAGggtgttaccatggcaacgcaGCACAAGATGGGAAGAGGGGGAGGAACAGGGCAACTGGTTAGCCATAGCATTATTATGCTAGTGACTATAGCAGACATGCCCTCAGGCCCtaaaagtaaacgcacaaattgatgatagaaaaatatgctaaacaacaacaaaaaactacaattacattcagaacgacaacaaaaaacacacaaaatgacagaaaaagtctTTGTTtcttcctgtgttaatgctcagcctctgattggtcgttattattctaatgctgacataaatgtggATCATGTGACCCACAGATCACGTTTGGGGCCCCGCCCCATGTGATAAATACTACTTGAATCTGCTCGGGTGTTTGGAAccaactggtgatcatgttaacGGGTTACCAGTTAACTGGTGACTATGTTAACTGGTGACCATGTTAACTGGTGACCATGTTAACTGGTGACCATGTTAAGTGGTGACCATGTTAACTGGTGACCATGTTAAGTGGTGACTATGTtaactggtgatcatgttaactGGTGACCATGTTAAGTGGTGCCCATGTtaactggtgatcatgttaagTGGTGACCATGTtaactggtgatcatgttaagTGGTGACCATGTTAACTGGTGACTATGTTAACTGGTGACCATGTTAACTGGTGACCATGTTAAGTGGTGACCATGTTAACTGGTGACCATGTTAAGTGGTGACTATGTtaactggtgatcatgttaactggtgatcatgttaagTGGTGACCATGTTAACTGGTTACCAGTtaactggtgatcatgttaagTGGTGACCATGTTAACTGGTGACTATGTTAACTGGTGACTATGTTAACTGGTGACCAGTtaactggtgatcatgttaagTGGTGACCATGTTAACTGGTGACCATGTTAACTGGTGACTATGTTAACTGGTGACCATGTTAACTGGTGACCATGTTAACTGGTGACTATGTTAACTGGTGACTATGTTAACTGGTGACCATGTTAACTGGTGACCATGTTAACTGGTGACCATGTTAAGTAGTGACTATGTTAACTGGTGACTATGTtaactggtgatcatgttaactGGTGACCATGTTAACTGGTGACCATGTTAAGTGGTGACTATGTTAACTGGTGATCATGTtcactggtgatcatgttaactggtgatcatgttaactGGTGACTATGTTAACTGGTGACCATGTTAACTGGTGACCATGTTAACTGGTGACTATGTTAACTGGTGACTATGTTAACTGGTGACCATGTGACTCACCTGCAGGCCTTCTATGGCCAGTCGCAGCATGCTAGGCGTGAGCTTAGACGCTTGTTTGAAGGTAAAGTTGCTCCAATCGATGATGAGTACGAAGCCGTTCACCTGTAGCTCCGCCTCCTCTATCATGGACTCCAGGGACAGGAGGATGGCCCTCAGGATGTCCACGAAGCTGTACCTGAATGAAACACATCACAGGTGATACATCAACACAGGACCAGGTCTACCTGCTCTGGTCCCAGTACAgaaccagtaaaaccagttgTACCTGCTCTGGTCCCAGTTGGCCGCGAACAGGACTAGGATCTTCCTTCCGAACCGGTCCAGGTTGGAGAGCACCCCGGGGAACCCGTCTTTCAGGGCCTGTTTGATGGCGGGCTCAGTGGGTTTCAGGTTCTTGAACATGTCCAGGTTCTGCTGCCGGTACTCAAAGTACTGGGCCAACAGGCGGAACGCCTCCGGGTGGTTGAACTTCCGGGCCCGGAGGAAGCGCAGGATGAAGGCGTCGTCCGTGCGCAGGAAGCCGATGTCCGGACGGGTGATGATGAGGTCGCGGACCTCCTGGATGTCCTGGTGCAGAGAGTCGGGGTTCTCCTTCAGCTCCACCTTGGCCTTCTCCAGCGTCTCCGCGGACAGGCCCGCCTGGAGGTGCGTCATGCTCCGCGGgccgtgcgcgtgcgtgcgctCCTGGTTCggctctgtgtgtatgtgtgtcgcTGTGCACGCTCACTGGGGTGTTCTGGGAACCGGCTCAGCCTCCGGGAGGGGGCACCGACGCATGGCCAACGCTCGCGCCTTTACGCAcgctcctggtcctggtcctggagCTCCGAGCATGGCGGAGCTGCTCCGGGTCCTGGTCCACAAAGAAGGAGTAAAACCACCTTCAGACTGATGATGCTGCTGCTCTTCCTcctacatcatcatcatcatcatctccatcATCTTCTCCATCCTTCTCAGAAGGCCTCAGACCAGCAGCAGCACGAGCTTCATCCTCATACTGGGTTCcctgcgtgtgcgcgtgcgtgtgtgagagagagggggagggggaggggggctACCGTCTGTTGCTGGGAGGGTGACGGACATGTGGAACAGCTGggggaggggcggagccacgAAGGGGAGCATTAAGACATTATCTAGTGGTTCACCATCATTCACAAAATCAtgtttgattattattaaaagcaatgtttttcaaccttggggtcgtgaccccatgtggggtcccgTGGAATCCCTTAAAATGTTTAGGAATTGATTAAAAAAGAGTtactgtttacattttttaaaatcttttataatattattcttttcaaaattaaattacaacacaatcttaaaaaaTTATTCTCAACCCTGGGGTCGGGACCCTATTTGGGGTCGTAAGACTCTGggagggggtccccagatgccttcaagaaactaagaatattttctgaacaatttgagctttttttttttttcttttaacatttttttcaactccaccaaactcaccatattttaatctattttcatcactttttcttgccatatttttgctccttttaatgtatttttgttacatttctcccatttctgacacttctacatcacattttaatatcttttctacacattttttccactttccagacatgttcatcacttataaaccatttctaccacttttacacctaatgtcacatatgttgacccattattgtcacttttaaccacttttcaccacatttcatgattatttttgcaaatttaaccacatttacaatttgtcatgcccattatttggcagtttaaactaattgtttaaatattatgttgggtgtgggatacatatgtatgtgtatatacgtatatatgcatatgtgtgtatccataaaatgaagagtccgtccttaagactgctctactgtaaagtgtcttgagataccattggttatgatttggcgctatacaaataaagattgattgattgattgatattaaCACTGTATGTTCTttcccactctaatttgctgtggtttttaaaacccaaTTTTATcacctttccaccattttttgtcacttttaaaatttaacccattttatttgtgattaaaacaagaatttacattttaagatgactatatgctATGGCCTA encodes:
- the clvs2 gene encoding clavesin-2 isoform X1, translated to MTHLQAGLSAETLEKAKVELKENPDSLHQDIQEVRDLIITRPDIGFLRTDDAFILRFLRARKFNHPEAFRLLAQYFEYRQQNLDMFKNLKPTEPAIKQALKDGFPGVLSNLDRFGRKILVLFAANWDQSRYNCFVDILRAILLSLESMIEEAELQVNGFVLIIDWSNFTFKQASKLTPSMLRLAIEGLQDSFPARFGGIHFVNQPWYIHALYTVIRPFLKDKTRKRIFMHGNNLNSLHQLLQPEILPSELGGMMPPYDMGTWARTLLQHSYDEDTDTDPCQESYTLSVQDLERNLERNMSPKTMKRSQSVVEPGVLKRADKVRSDEENMQPLLSLD
- the clvs2 gene encoding clavesin-2 isoform X2 is translated as MTHLQAGLSAETLEKAKVELKENPDSLHQDIQEVRDLIITRPDIGFLRTDDAFILRFLRARKFNHPEAFRLLAQYFEYRQQNLDMFKNLKPTEPAIKQALKDGFPGVLSNLDRFGRKILVLFAANWDQSRYSFVDILRAILLSLESMIEEAELQVNGFVLIIDWSNFTFKQASKLTPSMLRLAIEGLQDSFPARFGGIHFVNQPWYIHALYTVIRPFLKDKTRKRIFMHGNNLNSLHQLLQPEILPSELGGMMPPYDMGTWARTLLQHSYDEDTDTDPCQESYTLSVQDLERNLERNMSPKTMKRSQSVVEPGVLKRADKVRSDEENMQPLLSLD